The genome window CGCCGGCACCGGTGAAGAAGGCCTGAAAAAAGCCAAAGACACCTGCGACGCGCTGGGCGCGCTGCTGGGCGTTCCCGCCACGCAGATCCTGCCGTTCTCCACGGGCGTGATCCTGGAACCGCTGCCTCTGGACCGCCTGGTCGCCGGCCTGCCTGCCGCTATCGCCAACCTGGCATCTGACCACTGGTCCAGCGCTGCCCACGGCATCATGACGACCGACACGCTGCCGAAGATCTCGTCAGCCAAGGTGCAGATTGACGGCAAGACCGTGACGTTCACCGGCATCAGCAAGGGCGCAGGCATGATCCGCCCCAACATGGCCACCATGTTGAGCTTCCTGGCCACCGACGCGGGCATTGCCCAGCCGCTGCTGCGCAAGCTGGCCGTGGAAATCGCCGACGCCTCGTTCAACCGCATCACGGTTGACGGCGACACGTCCACCAACGACTCGTTCATCATCGCCGCCACCGGCAAGTCCGGCGTTAACGTGAACAGCGAATCCGACGCCGCCTACGCTGCCGTGCGCGACGCGCTGACCGCCGCCGCGCTGGAACTGGCCACGAAGATCGTGCGTGACGCCGAAGGCGCCACCAAGTTCATGACCATCCGCGTCGAAGAAGCCGGCAACACCGAAGAAGCGCTGAAGGTCGCGTACGCCGTGGCCCATTCGCCGCTGGTCAAGACCGCCTTCTTCGCATCGGACCCCAACCTGGGCCGCATCCTGGCCGCCGTCGGCTACGCCGGTATCGACGATCTGGACGTGTCCAACATCCGCCTGTGGCTCGATGACGTGCTGGTGGCCAAGAACGGCGGCCGCAATCCCGACTACCAGGAAGCCGACGGCCAGCGCGTGATGAAGCAGGCCGAGATCTCGGTGCGCATCGCGCTGGGCCGCGGACAGGTCAGCGACACCGTCTACACCTGCGACTTCTCGCACGAGTACGTGTCGATCAACGCCGACTACCGTTCGTAAGGCAGGATGCAGACGTGACCGCAACCGAGTTTTCCACCCTGATCCAGCGCGCCGAGCGCGTGCTGGCGCAGCTTGAGGCCTTTCTGCCCCCGGCCACGCCAGAGATCGACTGGACGGCGCACGCCTTCCGCTGGCGCAAACGCGGCGCTCGCGGCTGGCTGGATGCCGTGCGCCACGTGGCGCGCATCGATCGCGAAGACCTGCAACACATCGAGCGCCAGAAGGCAACGATTGACCGCAACACCGTCCAGTTCCTGGAACACAAGCCCGCCAACAACGTGCTGATGACCGGCGCCCGCGGCACGGGCAAGAGTTCGCTGGTCAAGGCCATGCTGGCGGCTTACGGTGAACGCGGCTTGCGCCTGATCGAAGTCGACAAGTCTGACTTAGGTGACTTGGCCGATATCGTTGAACTGGTCGCGCCGCGCCCCGAACGCTTCATCGTCTTCTGCGACGACCTGTCGTTTGAAGAAGGCGAGCCCGGCTACAAAGCGCTCAAGTCCGTGCTTGACGGTTCCGTGTCGGCCTCGGGCGATAACGTGCTGATCTACGCCACGTCCAACCGGCGTCACTTGATGCCGGAATACATGAGCGAGAACTTGCAGGCCAAGCATCAGCCCGATGGCGAAATCCATCCGGGCGAAACGGTCGAAGAGAAGATTTCGCTGTCCGAACGCTTTGGCTTGTGGCTGTCTTTCTACCCGTTCAAGCAGGACGACTACCTGGACATCGTCTACCACTGGCTGCGCGAACTGGGCTGCCCGGAGGAACACATTGCGCCGTCACGCACCGAAGCGCTGCAATGGACGATTGAGCGCGGCTCGCGGTCCGGCCGCGTCGCCTATCAATTTGCTCGTGATTGGGCGGCCCGCCATGTCTGAGAAGATCGTTGACGTCGCCGCCGGCATGATCATGCGCGAAGACGGCATGCTGCTGTTGGGGCAGCGCCCCGAAGGCAAACCCTGGGCGGGCTGGTGGGAATTGCCCGGCGGCAAGTTGGAACCCGGCGAAACCGTGCTGGAGGCGTTGGCGCGTGAGTTGCACGAAGAAATCGGCATCCGCGTCACGCAGTCTCGCCCATGGGTGACGTATGTGCACGTTTATCCGCACACCACGGTCCGGCTGGCGTTCTGCTTTGTCACCGGCTGGGAAGGCGCGCCGCAGGGCCTGGAAAACCAGCGCCTGGAATGGGTCTGGCCCGCCGACGCAGCGGCTGTCGGCAACCTGTTGCCAGCGGCCCTTCCGCCTTTGCGCTGGTTGCAATTGCCCACCACCTACGGCATCAGCTCCATCGGTTCGCGTGCAGGCGTCGCGGCGTTTCTGGGCCGGCTGGATGCCGCATTGGCGCGCGGCGTGAAACTGGTGCAATTCCGTGAACCGCAATGGCCCGACGGCGCTGGCGCATCGTCGTTGCATGAAGTGCTGCAACAGGTGCTGAAGCGCTGCCGCGCAGCCGGCGCCCGCGTGCTGGTCAACAGCGCGCACCCTGCTGCCTGGTGGAAAGAAGCGGACGGCGTGCATCTGCGCACGGCTGACGCGGCGCGTCTTTCCGCCCGCCCGGCCTTGCCTGAGGGCGCGCTGGTCGGTGTGTCGGCCCATGACAACGCACAAATTGTCCACGCCCGGGAATTGGGCGCCGACTTCGCGGTGCTGGGTCCCGTGCTGGACACGCCCAGCCACCCCGGCGCGCAAACGCTGGGATGGGAAGGCTTTGTGGAAGGCAACCGCGACGCTGGCATTCCGGTGTTTGCCTTGGGCGGGCAATCCACTCAGACCGTGTCGCACGCGCTGCGCCATGCGGCGCATGGCATCGCGGGAATCCGCGGCGTCATCTGATCTACGGGTAACGCGGCAATACGGAAACGCGCGGACGTGCCAGCAAGGCAGTCCGCGCGCCGCTCAGTCGATCTTGTAGTCCATCCAGGACGCCACCATCTCGCGCAAGCCGCCCCCGTCTTCGAACGCCTCGCGCGAACCTTCCGCCTTGTTGCGTCCGAGTTCCAGGATGTACATATAGTCGGAGATCTCGGCGCAACGGCGCACATTCTGGTCTACCAGCACCACGGTCATGCCTTCGTCGGCAAAACCGCGGATGAGCGTATAGATTTCCTTGGATATCTTGGGCGCCAGCATTGCAGTGGGTTCATCCAGCAAGATGACCGACGGCTCGATCAACAAGGCCCGGCCGAACTCCACAAAGCGCTGTTGACCGCCGCTCATACTGGATACGGGATCATTGCGCTTTTGCGCCAGAATGGGAAAGCGGTCATAGACCGAATCAATGCGTGCGCGCACCCGCGTCTTGTCGCGGCGAAACGGCCAGCAGCCCAACAGCAGGTTGTCGTGCACGGACAGCTCGCCAAACAGGCTGCGATGCTGCGGCACGAAGGCCACGCCGTTGGCTGCGCGCTCGTGTGACGGCTGCGCACTGATATCCTGCCCCCGCAACGTGATGCGGCCTGTGCGAGGCGGCAGAAAACCAAACAAGGTCTTGAGCACGGTGGACTTCCCGGCGCCGTTGGGGCCAATCACCCCAGTGACTTTGCCGGCGCGCGCCTGGACATTGATGTGATTCAGGATCGTGATGTCGCCGTGATAGGCCACGGTCACGTCTTCCAGCGCAAGGATCGCGGTGCTCATGTCAAGCTCCCAGATAGGCTTCGACCACCCGGGGGTCGGCGCGCACGTGATCGGCATTGCCCTGGGTCAGGATGGCGCCTTCGTTCATGACAATGATGTGGTGAGACAGCTGGTAGATCGAAGTCAGGTCGTGCGAGACCAGCACTACCGAGCAATCATGCCCGGTCGGCAACTCGCGGATCACCGAGATCAGCAACTGCGCCAGCGCTGGATTGACGCCCGCGAACGGCTCGTCCAGCAGCACGACCTTGGGCTTGGCCACCATGATGCGCGCAAGCTCCACCAGTTTTTGCTGGCCGCCAGACAGTTCTTCGGCATAGTTGTGCCGCAACCGGTGCAGCTCCACCTTGTGCAGCCAATACTCGGATTGCGCGTAGCGCTCGTCGGCATTGCGGCCCGTATGCTGCTGGGCTACATCCAGATTGTCCAGCAGGCTCAACTGGCGGAAGATGCGCGGAACTTGAAAAGTGCGCCCCACGCCCAGCCGCGCCACCTCGTGAATCTGGCGGCCGGCGATCTCCTTGCCATCCAGTTCTATGCTGCCTTCGTCGGGCGTGTAGATCCCATTGATGCAATTGAGCATCGTGGTCTTGCCCGATCCATTCATGCCGATGACGCCCAGAATGGAGCCTCGCGGCACATCCAGATCGACACCCTGCAACGCCACCAGGCCGCCAAAGCGCTTCTTGAGATTCGTGACTTTCAACATAACCCGGCTCCCGGTCAGCGCAAGGCCTGGCGGCCGAACAGGCCGCTAGGCCGGATGAAGATCATGCCGACCATCAATGCGAAACCGCAGATGGTTGCGATGGACGGATTGAAGAACACGACCGACACCTGCTCGGTAATGCCGAAGAGCAGCGCGCCGACCAGGGCGCCCACGGGATGGCCCAGTCCGCCCAGGACGATGACGATGAAGCCGATCAGCGTGTAGTCGTTGCCCATGAACGGCGAGAATGCCGGGAACACCATGGCCACCAGCACGCCGCTGGCGGCTGCCAGGCCCACGCCCAAACCGAACGCCACCGCGGACAGCCGTTCGGCATTGATGCCCACAATCCGGACGGCATCACGGTTCATGATGATGGCGCGCAGCGCCTTGCCCAGCTGCGTGCGATACAGGAAGACGGTCAGCGCGGCAATGATGGCCAGCGCAATCACGAGCGCCAG of Achromobacter seleniivolatilans contains these proteins:
- the argJ gene encoding bifunctional glutamate N-acetyltransferase/amino-acid acetyltransferase ArgJ yields the protein MAVNLQIPSESEIFPVAGVEIGVTEAGIRKANRRDLTVFRLAEGTSVAGVFTRNRFCAAPVQVCQAHLAAGGPISALVINTGNANAGTGEEGLKKAKDTCDALGALLGVPATQILPFSTGVILEPLPLDRLVAGLPAAIANLASDHWSSAAHGIMTTDTLPKISSAKVQIDGKTVTFTGISKGAGMIRPNMATMLSFLATDAGIAQPLLRKLAVEIADASFNRITVDGDTSTNDSFIIAATGKSGVNVNSESDAAYAAVRDALTAAALELATKIVRDAEGATKFMTIRVEEAGNTEEALKVAYAVAHSPLVKTAFFASDPNLGRILAAVGYAGIDDLDVSNIRLWLDDVLVAKNGGRNPDYQEADGQRVMKQAEISVRIALGRGQVSDTVYTCDFSHEYVSINADYRS
- a CDS encoding ATP-binding protein; this translates as MTATEFSTLIQRAERVLAQLEAFLPPATPEIDWTAHAFRWRKRGARGWLDAVRHVARIDREDLQHIERQKATIDRNTVQFLEHKPANNVLMTGARGTGKSSLVKAMLAAYGERGLRLIEVDKSDLGDLADIVELVAPRPERFIVFCDDLSFEEGEPGYKALKSVLDGSVSASGDNVLIYATSNRRHLMPEYMSENLQAKHQPDGEIHPGETVEEKISLSERFGLWLSFYPFKQDDYLDIVYHWLRELGCPEEHIAPSRTEALQWTIERGSRSGRVAYQFARDWAARHV
- a CDS encoding Nudix family hydrolase is translated as MSEKIVDVAAGMIMREDGMLLLGQRPEGKPWAGWWELPGGKLEPGETVLEALARELHEEIGIRVTQSRPWVTYVHVYPHTTVRLAFCFVTGWEGAPQGLENQRLEWVWPADAAAVGNLLPAALPPLRWLQLPTTYGISSIGSRAGVAAFLGRLDAALARGVKLVQFREPQWPDGAGASSLHEVLQQVLKRCRAAGARVLVNSAHPAAWWKEADGVHLRTADAARLSARPALPEGALVGVSAHDNAQIVHARELGADFAVLGPVLDTPSHPGAQTLGWEGFVEGNRDAGIPVFALGGQSTQTVSHALRHAAHGIAGIRGVI
- a CDS encoding branched-chain amino acid ABC transporter ATP-binding protein; protein product: MSTAILALEDVTVAYHGDITILNHINVQARAGKVTGVIGPNGAGKSTVLKTLFGFLPPRTGRITLRGQDISAQPSHERAANGVAFVPQHRSLFGELSVHDNLLLGCWPFRRDKTRVRARIDSVYDRFPILAQKRNDPVSSMSGGQQRFVEFGRALLIEPSVILLDEPTAMLAPKISKEIYTLIRGFADEGMTVVLVDQNVRRCAEISDYMYILELGRNKAEGSREAFEDGGGLREMVASWMDYKID
- a CDS encoding ABC transporter ATP-binding protein; this encodes MLKVTNLKKRFGGLVALQGVDLDVPRGSILGVIGMNGSGKTTMLNCINGIYTPDEGSIELDGKEIAGRQIHEVARLGVGRTFQVPRIFRQLSLLDNLDVAQQHTGRNADERYAQSEYWLHKVELHRLRHNYAEELSGGQQKLVELARIMVAKPKVVLLDEPFAGVNPALAQLLISVIRELPTGHDCSVVLVSHDLTSIYQLSHHIIVMNEGAILTQGNADHVRADPRVVEAYLGA
- a CDS encoding branched-chain amino acid ABC transporter permease; the encoded protein is MTGLLIQGLINGLILGAIYGLIGVGLNVVFGVLRVVNFAHGEFLVLGAYFAFYLMEYAGINPLVALPLAFAAFFLAGYLLYFVLIPRLSKADDPEISSLLLMFGVSIMLGALMLLAFDADARSLPYEIEPVFLKFGPVLIPTVRLLALVIALAIIAALTVFLYRTQLGKALRAIIMNRDAVRIVGINAERLSAVAFGLGVGLAAASGVLVAMVFPAFSPFMGNDYTLIGFIVIVLGGLGHPVGALVGALLFGITEQVSVVFFNPSIATICGFALMVGMIFIRPSGLFGRQALR